In Bicyclus anynana chromosome 1, ilBicAnyn1.1, whole genome shotgun sequence, a single window of DNA contains:
- the LOC112044402 gene encoding acanthoscurrin-2-like produces MSRLAVLCVVLAVCAFVQSADPGYNSGSNGANGKQVAVGGVGGGQDGGRGGSGGSGYGGGKGGGVGGGRGSDGGGIGGGIGGQGGGYGGGHGGNGGGLGGGYGGGKGGSGGLGGGRGGNGGGLGGGRGGQGGQGGYGGGNGGAGGGNAGNKGGSGYRH; encoded by the exons ATGTCAAGATTAGCAGTTCTTTGTGTGGTGCTTGCGGTCTGCGCTTTTGTCCAATCCGCGGACCCAG GTTACAACAGCGGCAGTAATGGCGCAAACGGCAAGCAAGTAGCTGTTGGTGGTGTAGGAGGTGGCCAag ATGGAGGTCGTGGAGGTAGTGGCGGTAGTGGTTATGGCGGTGGAAAAGGCGGCGGTGTAGGCGGAGGTCGCGGAAGTGACGGAGGTGGAATTGGCGGAGGAATCGGTGGCCAAGGCGGAGGCTATGGCGGTGGTCATGGTGGAAACGGAGGCGGTCTTGGCGGTGGTTACGGCGGTGGGAAAGGGGGTAGCGGAGGTCTTGGCGGTGGCCGTGGAGGCAACGGAGGAGGATTAGGCGGAGGTCGGGGCGGTCAAGGCGGTCAAGGCGGTTATGGAGGTGGTAATGGCGGCGCTGGTGGTGGCAATGCTGGCAATAAGGGTGGATCTGGGTACAG gCACTAA